From Candidatus Manganitrophus morganii, the proteins below share one genomic window:
- the rpiB gene encoding ribose 5-phosphate isomerase B, whose amino-acid sequence MKTIVVGSDHAGFKVKERIKNLLERWGYRVEDVGAYEMIPSDDYPEYAEKVALKVVAKRGGRGILACGTGIGASIAANKIPGIRAALVGSVKDARLSREHNDANLLVLGGWENNKDQISKIVQAWLDGKFQGGRHRRRVNQIIRIEKKYQTQRLMRKR is encoded by the coding sequence ATGAAGACGATTGTGGTCGGAAGCGATCATGCGGGATTTAAGGTAAAAGAACGGATTAAAAATCTCCTGGAGAGGTGGGGCTATCGGGTCGAAGATGTCGGCGCGTACGAGATGATCCCGTCGGATGATTATCCGGAGTATGCGGAGAAGGTTGCCTTGAAGGTCGTTGCGAAGCGGGGCGGCAGAGGCATTCTGGCCTGCGGGACCGGAATCGGCGCTTCCATCGCAGCCAATAAAATTCCGGGCATCCGGGCCGCGCTGGTCGGAAGCGTGAAAGATGCAAGGCTCAGCCGCGAACACAACGACGCGAACCTCCTGGTCTTGGGCGGTTGGGAAAACAACAAGGATCAGATTTCAAAAATCGTTCAGGCTTGGCTGGATGGAAAATTCCAAGGAGGCCGGCACCGGCGCCGGGTCAATCAGATCATCCGGATCGAAAAGAAATATCAAACACAACGCCTCATGAGGAAAAGATGA
- a CDS encoding glucokinase produces MTALAGDIGGTKTILALFTGEKEGMRLIREAVYPSRLCPDLEGGKR; encoded by the coding sequence ATGACGGCCTTGGCCGGAGATATCGGGGGAACAAAAACCATTCTGGCGCTGTTCACCGGTGAAAAAGAAGGGATGCGCCTGATCAGGGAAGCGGTCTATCCAAGCCGTCTTTGTCCAGATCTCGAAGGGGGAAAGAGATGA
- a CDS encoding response regulator — MTTSQPTILVIEDETPIGHFIQTTLSGAGYRVVDAETGKEGLTQAMAWNPDVVLLDLGLPDIDGLEVIRRLREWTSKPIIVLTARSQEHDKVTALDLGADDYLTKPFGIEELLARMRVALRRTARTEAGEPLFQIGDLRVDLEKRRVFIAGKEVHLSPTEYKLLGVLVRHAGKVITHRQLLKEVWGPLHAEEAQYLRVYMRQLRGKLEENPSRPRYLLTEIGVGYRLRVD, encoded by the coding sequence ATGACCACTTCTCAACCGACGATATTGGTCATTGAAGATGAAACTCCGATTGGGCATTTCATTCAGACGACCCTTTCGGGCGCCGGCTATCGGGTGGTCGATGCCGAGACCGGAAAGGAGGGGCTGACGCAAGCCATGGCCTGGAATCCGGACGTTGTGCTCCTCGATCTGGGACTTCCCGATATCGACGGCTTGGAGGTGATCCGACGGCTGCGTGAATGGACGTCCAAGCCGATCATCGTTCTCACCGCGAGGTCTCAGGAGCATGATAAGGTGACGGCGCTTGACTTGGGCGCGGACGACTATCTGACGAAACCGTTCGGGATCGAGGAGCTTTTGGCCCGCATGCGGGTCGCCCTCCGCCGCACCGCCCGGACAGAGGCGGGGGAGCCGCTTTTCCAGATCGGCGATCTCCGAGTCGATCTTGAAAAGCGCCGGGTCTTTATCGCCGGCAAAGAGGTCCATCTCAGTCCGACGGAATACAAGTTGCTGGGTGTTCTGGTGCGCCATGCCGGAAAGGTCATCACGCATCGCCAGCTGCTCAAGGAGGTGTGGGGACCGCTGCACGCGGAGGAAGCGCAATATCTGAGGGTCTATATGCGGCAACTGAGGGGGAAGCTGGAGGAGAATCCGTCGCGTCCACGCTATCTGCTGACGGAGATCGGGGTGGGATATCGCCTCCGAGTGGATTGA